In one Lolium rigidum isolate FL_2022 chromosome 3, APGP_CSIRO_Lrig_0.1, whole genome shotgun sequence genomic region, the following are encoded:
- the LOC124700630 gene encoding uncharacterized protein LOC124700630, whose translation MEGNTILQLDGMRGIQPEGGTLVRPPPRGDGTSNWTEDLHQQDPIDVSMTEVNMQYIISTPVKDAVAEMINTSAENAMLEEISDAEMKNGEGPLGTSSPPSEIEEMQEAAELMYNNKIHNKVNNESQEPANAPVINNSTVEETDHVLLKDNYMEATHIYLNNIAGQETVSKPSGGPESYMILGVSSHNGQLQKITSVSGKGDTVEDILVMRTDNSIAEGAIGEALSLSATGPRETLSASINKLSSMRGDAEPPSGSQQEEPPAAVPGSSELQDSVWKLPKDNAIQDRVHAVQNLMLQENVDDYIENGSLDPAVQQKLVVTPAHITVVGEKCIGPFTGEATDTLVEENPTGNGYADQDEITKRRKVTVSSHENAEALPTTEVIKSEKQNGSGQLIGFTRRKRKKEVLA comes from the exons ATGGAGGGAAATACCATACTACAATTGGACGGAATGAGGGGAATTCAACCTGAAGGAGGAACACTTGTAAGGCCTCCTCCTAGAGGAGATGGCACCAGCAACTGGACTGAGGATCTGCATCAGCAAGATCCTATTGATGTTTCCATGACAGAAGTCAATATGCAGTACATTATAAGTACACCTGTAAAGGATGCTGTGGCTGAGATGATTAATACATCTGCAGAGAATGCTATGCTGGAGGAGATTTCAGATGCAGAGATGAAGAATGGAGAAGGTCCTCTGGGAACTTCCTCTCCACCCAGTGAGATTGAGGAAATGCAGGAGGCTGCTGAACTTATGTATAACAATAAGATCCACAATAAGGTTAATAATGAATCGCAGGAGCCTGCTAATGCACCTGTGATCAACAATAGTACAGTTGAAGAGACCGACCATGTACTCTTGAAGGACAATTACATGGAGGCCACTCATATTTATCTTAATAACATAGCAGGTCAGGAAACTGTGAGTAAACCATCAGGTGGTCCAGAATCTTACATGATCTTGGGTGTATCTTCACATAATGGTCAACTGCAAAAAATCACTAGTGTATCTGGGAAGGGTGATACAGTCGAAGACATTCTGGTCATGAGAACGGACAATAGTATAGCTGAGGGGGCGATTGGTGAAGCTCTTAGTCTTAGTGCCACTGGACCTAGAGAGACCCTTAGTGCTTCCATAAACAAGTTAAGCTCAATGAGAGGAGATGCTGAACCTCCATCAGGTTCTCAACAGGAAGAACCTCCAGCTGCAGTGCCAGGGTCCAGTGAGCTGCAAGATTCTGTTTGGAAACTACCTAAGGATAATGCTATTCAGGACAGAGTTCATGCGGTGCAAAATCTTATGTTGCAAGAGAATGTTGATGACTACATTGAGAATGGCTCTTTGGACCCTGCGGTTCAGCAGAAACTTGTTGTCACACCTGCACATATCACTGTTGTTGGAGAGAAATGTATTGGTCCATTCACCGGAGAAGCAACTGATACATTGGTGGAGGAGAATCCCACTGGTAATGGGTATGCAGACCAGGATGAAATAACTAAAAGGAGGAAAGTGACAGTTTCTTCACATGAAAATGCAGAGGCCCTGCCAACCACAGAAGTTATTAAATCTGAGAAGCAAAACGGCAGTGGCCAGTTGATAGGATTCACAAgaaggaaaaggaagaaagaa GTACTTGCCTAG
- the LOC124700631 gene encoding serine/threonine-protein phosphatase 7 long form homolog: MHVPDRVLLQFGMIQHIPNPVEAVERVTMQGKTDEDWSTYHEKYIKQWDNRLLSVADQQNTVNSDPTHARNSYLEWYWQITRRWISTPVECPVISYQLSRHSEKALVDLVSTVQVRIRTLLSGEMDREKVKKSLGDIDMYITAQMKKVNCSLCKLVFPLK, from the exons ATGCATGTGCCTGATCGGGTGTTACTACAATTTGGAATGATACAGCACATTCCCAACCCAGTTGAGGCAGTTGAGCGTGTGACAATGCAGGGTAAAACTGATGAGGATTGGTCTACTTACCATGAGAAGTACATTAAGCAATGGGATAATAGGCTCCTTTCAGTTGCTGACCAGCAGAATACCGTGAATTCAGATCCTACTCATGCAAGGAACAGTTACTTAGAATGGTACTGGCAAATTACACGTCGGTGGATCTCTACTCCAGTTGAATGTCCAGTCATATCCTATCAGTTGTCTAGGCACAGTGAGAAAGCACTG GTTGATCTGGTAAGTACCGTGCAGGTACGAATTAGAACGTTGTTATCAGGTGAAATGGACAGGGAGAAGGTCAAAAAATCACTTGGTGATATTGATATGTATATTACTGCTCAAATGAAAAAG GTCAACTGCAGTTTATGCAAATTGGTCTTCCCACTGAAATAG